DNA sequence from the Paenibacillus physcomitrellae genome:
GAGCAAAAACGCAAAGCCCAGGAGAAAGAGGATGCCATCGCCCTTGGTAAGAAGCTGGAAGAGACAGCGGTTAACCTGAAAGCGAAAGCCGGCGAAGGCGGCCGTCTGTTTGGGGCCATCACAAGCAAGCAGGTTGCCGAGGCCTTGCAGAAAGAGCACGGAATCAAAATCGACAAACGTAAAATTGAAATGCAGGACCCGATCCGCACCTTGGGTGTAACCCAGGTGCCGGTGAAGCTTCATCCGGATGTGAAATCGACGATGAAGGTACACGTCGTGGAGGAATAAGATGGGCGGAGATCTGATGATTGACCGGATCCCGCCGCAAAATCTGGAAGCGGAGCAGGCCGTGCTTGGCGCGATTCTGCTCCAATCCGAAGCCCTCATCACCGCAATGGAACGCGTTCGGGATGAGGATTTTTACAATACGGGCCATCAGCTCATCTATGAGACTATGGTCGAGCTGGGCGAAGAGGGGAAACCGATTGACCTGGTGACCCTCACGGCCCGTCTTCAGGACAAGGGTCAGCTTGAGAATATCGGCGGGGTCAGCTATTTGGCCAAGCTTGCACATGCTGTGCCGACTGCGGCTAACGTGGATTATTACGCCCGCATTATCGAAGAGAAGTCGATGATGCGCCGTTTGATCCGGACGGCCACGCAAATTGTCAGCGATGGTTATACAGGCGGCGAAGACGTCGGCGATCTGCTCAGCGATGCGGAGCGCCGCATTCTGGAAATTTCCAACCGCCGCTCCGGCAGCGGCTTTATCGCTATCCGCGATGTGCTGATGGAAGTATTTGAGAAGGTCGAAACGCTCCATCAGAACCGGGGAAGCACCACCGGGGTTTCCTCCGGGTTCGTCGATCTGGACCGGATGACCTCCGGCTTCCAGCGCTCCGACCTGATCATCGTAGCGGCCCGTCCTTCCGTAGGTAAGACCGCCTTCGCCCTCAACATCGCGCAGAATGCGGCGGTAAGAGGCAAAGAAACCGTAGCTATCTTCAGTCTGGAGATGAGCGCGGCCCAGCTGGTGCAGCGTA
Encoded proteins:
- the rplI gene encoding 50S ribosomal protein L9, giving the protein MKVIFLKDMKGQGKKGEIKEVSEGYAQNFLLPRGVAKPATEGNVKNQEMQNLSEQKRKAQEKEDAIALGKKLEETAVNLKAKAGEGGRLFGAITSKQVAEALQKEHGIKIDKRKIEMQDPIRTLGVTQVPVKLHPDVKSTMKVHVVEE
- the dnaB gene encoding replicative DNA helicase, which produces MGGDLMIDRIPPQNLEAEQAVLGAILLQSEALITAMERVRDEDFYNTGHQLIYETMVELGEEGKPIDLVTLTARLQDKGQLENIGGVSYLAKLAHAVPTAANVDYYARIIEEKSMMRRLIRTATQIVSDGYTGGEDVGDLLSDAERRILEISNRRSGSGFIAIRDVLMEVFEKVETLHQNRGSTTGVSSGFVDLDRMTSGFQRSDLIIVAARPSVGKTAFALNIAQNAAVRGKETVAIFSLEMSAAQLVQRMICAEANLDANVMRTGDIKSDDDWSKLTMGIAALSEAEIYIDDTPGVTVADIRAKCRRLKKERGLGMIVIDYLQLIHGRGKAGENRQQEVSEISRTLKQIARELEVPVIALSQLSRGVEQRQDKRPMMSDLRESGSIEQDADIVAFLYRDDYYNQETEKKNIIEIIIAKQRNGPVGTVELVFLKNYNKFANYERAHTDAFAG